One Sparus aurata chromosome 5, fSpaAur1.1, whole genome shotgun sequence genomic window carries:
- the LOC115581631 gene encoding bromodomain-containing protein 3 isoform X3 encodes MSDAPEAAPPSPPTLTNPPPPEVTNPTKPGRKTNQLQYMQNVVVKTLWKHQFAWPFYQPVDAIKLCLADYHKVIKNPMDMGTIKKRLENNYYWSASEAMQDFNTMFTNCYIYNKPTDDIVLMAQALEKIFLQKVAQMPQEEVALLPPAPKGKKQSKQSAAATTVSQQAESSASPPPSYPSPSPSQTPVISTTPTPVQTTPPLSAPQPTATMMPSAQPVVKKKGVKRKADTTTPTTSAISAGRADSPSAQDTKPPKLGSSRREAAARPAKTRRETGEEVAVGELGAGGGGAGGRKGGKLGEQMKHCDAILKEMLSKKHAAYAWPFYKPVDAEALELHDYHDIIKHPMDLSTVRKKMDKGEYSDPQSFATDVRLMFSNCYKYNPPDHEVVAMARKLQDVFEMRFAKIPDEGLEASVPSTTPLVSKSTASSDSSNNSSSDESSDSEEERATRLAELQEQLKAVHEQLAVLSQAPVSKPKKKKEKKDKEKKKDKDKDKGNKGKMEEEKKPKAAAQQPKPANQKKAPARKANSTVTATRQPKKGSKASGGGSANGDDGEESSLPMSYDEKRQLSLDINRLPGEKLGRVVHIIQSREPSLRDSNPDEIEIDFETLKPSTLRELERYVKSCLQKKQRKLLQKAAGGGASGGGASRLSGSSSSSSDDSSSTGTSSSSDTD; translated from the exons ATGTCGGACGCCCCTGAGGCTGCGCCCCCCAGCCCCCCCACCCTCACCAACCCGCCCCCACCTGAGGTCACCAACCCCACCAAACCTGGCAG GAAGACGAACCAGCTGCAGTACATGCAGAACGTTGTGGTGAAGACTCTGTGGAAGCATCAGTTCGCCTGGCCCTTCTACCAGCCTGTGGACGCCATCAAGCTCTGCCTCGCC GACTACCACAAAGTGATCAAGAACCCGATGGACATGGGAACCATCAAGAAACGTCTGGAGAACAATTATTACTGGAGCGCCAGTGAGGCCATGCAGGACTTCAACACCATGTTCACCAACTGTTACATCTACAACAAG CCCACAGATGACATCGTCCTCATGGCTCAGGCTTTAGAGAAAATCTTCCTGCAGAAAGTCGCTCAGATGCCTCAAGAGGAAGTTGCTCTGCTGCCGCCGGCGCCCAAAGGCAAGAAACAGAGCAAGCAGTCTGCCGCTGccactacag TGAGTCAGCAGGCGGAGTCTTcagcctcccctcccccctcatacccctccccctccccctctcagACACCTGTCATCTCGACCACGCCCACACCAGTCCAAACCACGCCCCCTCTGTCTGCCCCGCAGCCCACAGCAACCATGATGCCATCTGCACAGCCTGTTGTCAAG AAGAAAGGTGTGAAGAGGAAAGCCGACACCACCACTCCAACCACGTCGGCCATCTCTGCTGGTCGCGCAGACTCTCCGTCCGCTCAGGACACCAAACCACCCAAACTGGGCTCGTCCCGCCGCGAGGCAGCCGCCCGCCCTGCCAAGACCCGCAGGGAGACAGGCGAGGAGGTAGCTGTGGGCGAGCTGGGAGCTGGTGGAGGCGGGGCCGGGGGAAGGAAGGGTGGTAAGCTGGGTGAGCAGATGAAGCACTGTGACGCCATCCTGAAGGAGATGCTCTCGAAGAAACACGCTGCCTACGCCTGGCCCTTCTACAAGCCAGTCGACGCCGAGGCTCTGGAGCTGCACGActaccatgacatcatcaaacaccCCATGGACCTCAGCACCGTCCGG AAAAAGATGGATAAAGGAGAATACAGTGATCCTCAGAGCTTCGCCACTGACGTCAGGTTAATGTTCTCCAACTGCTACAAGTACAATCCTCCAGACCACGAGGTGGTTGCCATGGCCCGCAAGCTGCAG GACGTGTTCGAGATGCGTTTCGCTAAGATACCTGATGAGGGCCTCGAGGCATCAGTCCCATCTACAACACCATTGGTCAGTAAAAGCACCgcctcctctgacagcagcaacaactcCTCCTCCGACGAATCGTCCGACTCAGAGGAGGAGCGAGCCACGCGATTGGCTGAGCTACAGGAGCAG TTGAAGGCGGTGCACGAGCAGCTGGCTGTCCTGTCCCAGGCTCCCGTCAGCAagccaaagaagaagaaagagaagaaagacaaggagaagaagaaagacaaggaCAAAGACAAAGGGAACAAGGgcaagatggaggaagagaagaagccCAAGGCCGCCGCTCAGCAGCCcaaaccagccaatcagaagaagGCTCCTGCCAGGAAAGCCAACAGCACAGTGACTGCCACCAG GCAACCGAAGAAAGGCAGTAAGGCGTCCGGCGGTGGATCAGCCAACGGAGACGACGGCGAGGAGTCGTCCCTGCCCATGTCGTATGACGAGAAGCGGCAGCTGAGTCTGGATATAAACCGGCTGCCGGGGGAGAAGCTGGGCCGGGTCGTCCACATCATCCAGTCCAGAGAGCCGTCGCTGAGGGACTCCAACCCCGACGAGATCGAGATCGACTTCGAGACCCTCAAACCCTCCACGCTCCGAGAGCTGGAGCGCTACGTCAAGTCCTGCCTGCAGAAGAAGCAGAGGAAACTACTGC agaAAGCAGCAGGGGGTGGTGCCTCGGGAGGCGGGGCTAGTCGTTTGAGTggcagctcctcttcctcctctgatgacAGCTCCTCAACAGgaacctcctcttcctccgacacagactga
- the LOC115581631 gene encoding bromodomain-containing protein 3 isoform X4: MSDAPEAAPPSPPTLTNPPPPEVTNPTKPGRKTNQLQYMQNVVVKTLWKHQFAWPFYQPVDAIKLCLADYHKVIKNPMDMGTIKKRLENNYYWSASEAMQDFNTMFTNCYIYNKPTDDIVLMAQALEKIFLQKVAQMPQEEVALLPPAPKVSQQAESSASPPPSYPSPSPSQTPVISTTPTPVQTTPPLSAPQPTATMMPSAQPVVKKKGVKRKADTTTPTTSAISAGRADSPSAQDTKPPKLGSSRREAAARPAKTRRETGEEVAVGELGAGGGGAGGRKGGKLGEQMKHCDAILKEMLSKKHAAYAWPFYKPVDAEALELHDYHDIIKHPMDLSTVRKKMDKGEYSDPQSFATDVRLMFSNCYKYNPPDHEVVAMARKLQDVFEMRFAKIPDEGLEASVPSTTPLVSKSTASSDSSNNSSSDESSDSEEERATRLAELQEQVGAADQSQLKAVHEQLAVLSQAPVSKPKKKKEKKDKEKKKDKDKDKGNKGKMEEEKKPKAAAQQPKPANQKKAPARKANSTVTATRQPKKGSKASGGGSANGDDGEESSLPMSYDEKRQLSLDINRLPGEKLGRVVHIIQSREPSLRDSNPDEIEIDFETLKPSTLRELERYVKSCLQKKQRKLLQKAAGGGASGGGASRLSGSSSSSSDDSSSTGTSSSSDTD; encoded by the exons ATGTCGGACGCCCCTGAGGCTGCGCCCCCCAGCCCCCCCACCCTCACCAACCCGCCCCCACCTGAGGTCACCAACCCCACCAAACCTGGCAG GAAGACGAACCAGCTGCAGTACATGCAGAACGTTGTGGTGAAGACTCTGTGGAAGCATCAGTTCGCCTGGCCCTTCTACCAGCCTGTGGACGCCATCAAGCTCTGCCTCGCC GACTACCACAAAGTGATCAAGAACCCGATGGACATGGGAACCATCAAGAAACGTCTGGAGAACAATTATTACTGGAGCGCCAGTGAGGCCATGCAGGACTTCAACACCATGTTCACCAACTGTTACATCTACAACAAG CCCACAGATGACATCGTCCTCATGGCTCAGGCTTTAGAGAAAATCTTCCTGCAGAAAGTCGCTCAGATGCCTCAAGAGGAAGTTGCTCTGCTGCCGCCGGCGCCCAAAG TGAGTCAGCAGGCGGAGTCTTcagcctcccctcccccctcatacccctccccctccccctctcagACACCTGTCATCTCGACCACGCCCACACCAGTCCAAACCACGCCCCCTCTGTCTGCCCCGCAGCCCACAGCAACCATGATGCCATCTGCACAGCCTGTTGTCAAG AAGAAAGGTGTGAAGAGGAAAGCCGACACCACCACTCCAACCACGTCGGCCATCTCTGCTGGTCGCGCAGACTCTCCGTCCGCTCAGGACACCAAACCACCCAAACTGGGCTCGTCCCGCCGCGAGGCAGCCGCCCGCCCTGCCAAGACCCGCAGGGAGACAGGCGAGGAGGTAGCTGTGGGCGAGCTGGGAGCTGGTGGAGGCGGGGCCGGGGGAAGGAAGGGTGGTAAGCTGGGTGAGCAGATGAAGCACTGTGACGCCATCCTGAAGGAGATGCTCTCGAAGAAACACGCTGCCTACGCCTGGCCCTTCTACAAGCCAGTCGACGCCGAGGCTCTGGAGCTGCACGActaccatgacatcatcaaacaccCCATGGACCTCAGCACCGTCCGG AAAAAGATGGATAAAGGAGAATACAGTGATCCTCAGAGCTTCGCCACTGACGTCAGGTTAATGTTCTCCAACTGCTACAAGTACAATCCTCCAGACCACGAGGTGGTTGCCATGGCCCGCAAGCTGCAG GACGTGTTCGAGATGCGTTTCGCTAAGATACCTGATGAGGGCCTCGAGGCATCAGTCCCATCTACAACACCATTGGTCAGTAAAAGCACCgcctcctctgacagcagcaacaactcCTCCTCCGACGAATCGTCCGACTCAGAGGAGGAGCGAGCCACGCGATTGGCTGAGCTACAGGAGCAGGTTGGTGCTGCCGACCAATCACAG TTGAAGGCGGTGCACGAGCAGCTGGCTGTCCTGTCCCAGGCTCCCGTCAGCAagccaaagaagaagaaagagaagaaagacaaggagaagaagaaagacaaggaCAAAGACAAAGGGAACAAGGgcaagatggaggaagagaagaagccCAAGGCCGCCGCTCAGCAGCCcaaaccagccaatcagaagaagGCTCCTGCCAGGAAAGCCAACAGCACAGTGACTGCCACCAG GCAACCGAAGAAAGGCAGTAAGGCGTCCGGCGGTGGATCAGCCAACGGAGACGACGGCGAGGAGTCGTCCCTGCCCATGTCGTATGACGAGAAGCGGCAGCTGAGTCTGGATATAAACCGGCTGCCGGGGGAGAAGCTGGGCCGGGTCGTCCACATCATCCAGTCCAGAGAGCCGTCGCTGAGGGACTCCAACCCCGACGAGATCGAGATCGACTTCGAGACCCTCAAACCCTCCACGCTCCGAGAGCTGGAGCGCTACGTCAAGTCCTGCCTGCAGAAGAAGCAGAGGAAACTACTGC agaAAGCAGCAGGGGGTGGTGCCTCGGGAGGCGGGGCTAGTCGTTTGAGTggcagctcctcttcctcctctgatgacAGCTCCTCAACAGgaacctcctcttcctccgacacagactga
- the LOC115581631 gene encoding bromodomain-containing protein 3 isoform X1 — MSDAPEAAPPSPPTLTNPPPPEVTNPTKPGRKTNQLQYMQNVVVKTLWKHQFAWPFYQPVDAIKLCLADYHKVIKNPMDMGTIKKRLENNYYWSASEAMQDFNTMFTNCYIYNKPTDDIVLMAQALEKIFLQKVAQMPQEEVALLPPAPKGKKQSKQSAAATTVSQQAESSASPPPSYPSPSPSQTPVISTTPTPVQTTPPLSAPQPTATMMPSAQPVVKKKGVKRKADTTTPTTSAISAGRADSPSAQDTKPPKLGSSRREAAARPAKTRRETGEEVAVGELGAGGGGAGGRKGGKLGEQMKHCDAILKEMLSKKHAAYAWPFYKPVDAEALELHDYHDIIKHPMDLSTVRKKMDKGEYSDPQSFATDVRLMFSNCYKYNPPDHEVVAMARKLQDVFEMRFAKIPDEGLEASVPSTTPLVSKSTASSDSSNNSSSDESSDSEEERATRLAELQEQVGAADQSQLKAVHEQLAVLSQAPVSKPKKKKEKKDKEKKKDKDKDKGNKGKMEEEKKPKAAAQQPKPANQKKAPARKANSTVTATRQPKKGSKASGGGSANGDDGEESSLPMSYDEKRQLSLDINRLPGEKLGRVVHIIQSREPSLRDSNPDEIEIDFETLKPSTLRELERYVKSCLQKKQRKLLQKAAGGGASGGGASRLSGSSSSSSDDSSSTGTSSSSDTD, encoded by the exons ATGTCGGACGCCCCTGAGGCTGCGCCCCCCAGCCCCCCCACCCTCACCAACCCGCCCCCACCTGAGGTCACCAACCCCACCAAACCTGGCAG GAAGACGAACCAGCTGCAGTACATGCAGAACGTTGTGGTGAAGACTCTGTGGAAGCATCAGTTCGCCTGGCCCTTCTACCAGCCTGTGGACGCCATCAAGCTCTGCCTCGCC GACTACCACAAAGTGATCAAGAACCCGATGGACATGGGAACCATCAAGAAACGTCTGGAGAACAATTATTACTGGAGCGCCAGTGAGGCCATGCAGGACTTCAACACCATGTTCACCAACTGTTACATCTACAACAAG CCCACAGATGACATCGTCCTCATGGCTCAGGCTTTAGAGAAAATCTTCCTGCAGAAAGTCGCTCAGATGCCTCAAGAGGAAGTTGCTCTGCTGCCGCCGGCGCCCAAAGGCAAGAAACAGAGCAAGCAGTCTGCCGCTGccactacag TGAGTCAGCAGGCGGAGTCTTcagcctcccctcccccctcatacccctccccctccccctctcagACACCTGTCATCTCGACCACGCCCACACCAGTCCAAACCACGCCCCCTCTGTCTGCCCCGCAGCCCACAGCAACCATGATGCCATCTGCACAGCCTGTTGTCAAG AAGAAAGGTGTGAAGAGGAAAGCCGACACCACCACTCCAACCACGTCGGCCATCTCTGCTGGTCGCGCAGACTCTCCGTCCGCTCAGGACACCAAACCACCCAAACTGGGCTCGTCCCGCCGCGAGGCAGCCGCCCGCCCTGCCAAGACCCGCAGGGAGACAGGCGAGGAGGTAGCTGTGGGCGAGCTGGGAGCTGGTGGAGGCGGGGCCGGGGGAAGGAAGGGTGGTAAGCTGGGTGAGCAGATGAAGCACTGTGACGCCATCCTGAAGGAGATGCTCTCGAAGAAACACGCTGCCTACGCCTGGCCCTTCTACAAGCCAGTCGACGCCGAGGCTCTGGAGCTGCACGActaccatgacatcatcaaacaccCCATGGACCTCAGCACCGTCCGG AAAAAGATGGATAAAGGAGAATACAGTGATCCTCAGAGCTTCGCCACTGACGTCAGGTTAATGTTCTCCAACTGCTACAAGTACAATCCTCCAGACCACGAGGTGGTTGCCATGGCCCGCAAGCTGCAG GACGTGTTCGAGATGCGTTTCGCTAAGATACCTGATGAGGGCCTCGAGGCATCAGTCCCATCTACAACACCATTGGTCAGTAAAAGCACCgcctcctctgacagcagcaacaactcCTCCTCCGACGAATCGTCCGACTCAGAGGAGGAGCGAGCCACGCGATTGGCTGAGCTACAGGAGCAGGTTGGTGCTGCCGACCAATCACAG TTGAAGGCGGTGCACGAGCAGCTGGCTGTCCTGTCCCAGGCTCCCGTCAGCAagccaaagaagaagaaagagaagaaagacaaggagaagaagaaagacaaggaCAAAGACAAAGGGAACAAGGgcaagatggaggaagagaagaagccCAAGGCCGCCGCTCAGCAGCCcaaaccagccaatcagaagaagGCTCCTGCCAGGAAAGCCAACAGCACAGTGACTGCCACCAG GCAACCGAAGAAAGGCAGTAAGGCGTCCGGCGGTGGATCAGCCAACGGAGACGACGGCGAGGAGTCGTCCCTGCCCATGTCGTATGACGAGAAGCGGCAGCTGAGTCTGGATATAAACCGGCTGCCGGGGGAGAAGCTGGGCCGGGTCGTCCACATCATCCAGTCCAGAGAGCCGTCGCTGAGGGACTCCAACCCCGACGAGATCGAGATCGACTTCGAGACCCTCAAACCCTCCACGCTCCGAGAGCTGGAGCGCTACGTCAAGTCCTGCCTGCAGAAGAAGCAGAGGAAACTACTGC agaAAGCAGCAGGGGGTGGTGCCTCGGGAGGCGGGGCTAGTCGTTTGAGTggcagctcctcttcctcctctgatgacAGCTCCTCAACAGgaacctcctcttcctccgacacagactga
- the LOC115581631 gene encoding bromodomain-containing protein 3 isoform X2, with product MSDAPEAAPPSPPTLTNPPPPEVTNPTKPGRKTNQLQYMQNVVVKTLWKHQFAWPFYQPVDAIKLCLADYHKVIKNPMDMGTIKKRLENNYYWSASEAMQDFNTMFTNCYIYNKPTDDIVLMAQALEKIFLQKVAQMPQEEVALLPPAPKGKKQSKQSAAATTVSQQAESSASPPPSYPSPSPSQTPVISTTPTPVQTTPPLSAPQPTATMMPSAQPVVKKGVKRKADTTTPTTSAISAGRADSPSAQDTKPPKLGSSRREAAARPAKTRRETGEEVAVGELGAGGGGAGGRKGGKLGEQMKHCDAILKEMLSKKHAAYAWPFYKPVDAEALELHDYHDIIKHPMDLSTVRKKMDKGEYSDPQSFATDVRLMFSNCYKYNPPDHEVVAMARKLQDVFEMRFAKIPDEGLEASVPSTTPLVSKSTASSDSSNNSSSDESSDSEEERATRLAELQEQVGAADQSQLKAVHEQLAVLSQAPVSKPKKKKEKKDKEKKKDKDKDKGNKGKMEEEKKPKAAAQQPKPANQKKAPARKANSTVTATRQPKKGSKASGGGSANGDDGEESSLPMSYDEKRQLSLDINRLPGEKLGRVVHIIQSREPSLRDSNPDEIEIDFETLKPSTLRELERYVKSCLQKKQRKLLQKAAGGGASGGGASRLSGSSSSSSDDSSSTGTSSSSDTD from the exons ATGTCGGACGCCCCTGAGGCTGCGCCCCCCAGCCCCCCCACCCTCACCAACCCGCCCCCACCTGAGGTCACCAACCCCACCAAACCTGGCAG GAAGACGAACCAGCTGCAGTACATGCAGAACGTTGTGGTGAAGACTCTGTGGAAGCATCAGTTCGCCTGGCCCTTCTACCAGCCTGTGGACGCCATCAAGCTCTGCCTCGCC GACTACCACAAAGTGATCAAGAACCCGATGGACATGGGAACCATCAAGAAACGTCTGGAGAACAATTATTACTGGAGCGCCAGTGAGGCCATGCAGGACTTCAACACCATGTTCACCAACTGTTACATCTACAACAAG CCCACAGATGACATCGTCCTCATGGCTCAGGCTTTAGAGAAAATCTTCCTGCAGAAAGTCGCTCAGATGCCTCAAGAGGAAGTTGCTCTGCTGCCGCCGGCGCCCAAAGGCAAGAAACAGAGCAAGCAGTCTGCCGCTGccactacag TGAGTCAGCAGGCGGAGTCTTcagcctcccctcccccctcatacccctccccctccccctctcagACACCTGTCATCTCGACCACGCCCACACCAGTCCAAACCACGCCCCCTCTGTCTGCCCCGCAGCCCACAGCAACCATGATGCCATCTGCACAGCCTGTTGTCAAG AAAGGTGTGAAGAGGAAAGCCGACACCACCACTCCAACCACGTCGGCCATCTCTGCTGGTCGCGCAGACTCTCCGTCCGCTCAGGACACCAAACCACCCAAACTGGGCTCGTCCCGCCGCGAGGCAGCCGCCCGCCCTGCCAAGACCCGCAGGGAGACAGGCGAGGAGGTAGCTGTGGGCGAGCTGGGAGCTGGTGGAGGCGGGGCCGGGGGAAGGAAGGGTGGTAAGCTGGGTGAGCAGATGAAGCACTGTGACGCCATCCTGAAGGAGATGCTCTCGAAGAAACACGCTGCCTACGCCTGGCCCTTCTACAAGCCAGTCGACGCCGAGGCTCTGGAGCTGCACGActaccatgacatcatcaaacaccCCATGGACCTCAGCACCGTCCGG AAAAAGATGGATAAAGGAGAATACAGTGATCCTCAGAGCTTCGCCACTGACGTCAGGTTAATGTTCTCCAACTGCTACAAGTACAATCCTCCAGACCACGAGGTGGTTGCCATGGCCCGCAAGCTGCAG GACGTGTTCGAGATGCGTTTCGCTAAGATACCTGATGAGGGCCTCGAGGCATCAGTCCCATCTACAACACCATTGGTCAGTAAAAGCACCgcctcctctgacagcagcaacaactcCTCCTCCGACGAATCGTCCGACTCAGAGGAGGAGCGAGCCACGCGATTGGCTGAGCTACAGGAGCAGGTTGGTGCTGCCGACCAATCACAG TTGAAGGCGGTGCACGAGCAGCTGGCTGTCCTGTCCCAGGCTCCCGTCAGCAagccaaagaagaagaaagagaagaaagacaaggagaagaagaaagacaaggaCAAAGACAAAGGGAACAAGGgcaagatggaggaagagaagaagccCAAGGCCGCCGCTCAGCAGCCcaaaccagccaatcagaagaagGCTCCTGCCAGGAAAGCCAACAGCACAGTGACTGCCACCAG GCAACCGAAGAAAGGCAGTAAGGCGTCCGGCGGTGGATCAGCCAACGGAGACGACGGCGAGGAGTCGTCCCTGCCCATGTCGTATGACGAGAAGCGGCAGCTGAGTCTGGATATAAACCGGCTGCCGGGGGAGAAGCTGGGCCGGGTCGTCCACATCATCCAGTCCAGAGAGCCGTCGCTGAGGGACTCCAACCCCGACGAGATCGAGATCGACTTCGAGACCCTCAAACCCTCCACGCTCCGAGAGCTGGAGCGCTACGTCAAGTCCTGCCTGCAGAAGAAGCAGAGGAAACTACTGC agaAAGCAGCAGGGGGTGGTGCCTCGGGAGGCGGGGCTAGTCGTTTGAGTggcagctcctcttcctcctctgatgacAGCTCCTCAACAGgaacctcctcttcctccgacacagactga
- the ddx31 gene encoding probable ATP-dependent RNA helicase DDX31 — protein sequence MMSSAENTQSRRPGSAQQRRARKKQQAEKRRFSSSQEEKRSSFKQRRLSDTAEEQQEASAHAQSHPSEQTDRRTPQKKKETGRSNIKTSSLFKHNPEIPEIQRPAVSQVNEKIFTSDSFSELDLHPHLVATLNKVLNVSMVTNVQKQTIPALLSGRDAVVRSQTGSGKTLSYAVPVVQSLQAVQPKICRSDGPLAVVIVPTRELAQQTFQTFQKLVKPFTWIVPGVLMGGEKRKAEKARLRKGINILVSTPGRLVDHIKHTLSIAFSAVRWLILDEADRTLDLGFEKDLTVILNSLNSAGPSRQNVLLSATLTHGVTRLADVCLNDPVNIQVSGPASSDLSNGFAVTSDGSTASQSKSFAVPEALKQFVVVVPSKIRLVCLAAFILDKCKFSQNNKLIVFVSSCEAVEFLHSLFTSVLPSTNQKPRLSFLRLHGNMKQEERSEVFQQFSVSQCGVLLCTDVAARGLDLPQVTWIVQYTPPTAAAEYVHRVGRTARIGGRGNSLIFLTPAETAFINELANHNISLSEIKLQEILSSLMMDDTYKGRGKYHSQSSSRALEQETRERATVLQTEFENFVHSDVQSVHTAKKALQSFLRAYTAYPAHLKHIFHIRSLHLGHTAKSFGLRDAPQGLSAATGPSGPGTKNHSKNRNHNKNQDQTRSPVKNQNKSRAGGKRFSPGLKELSLFRSEFSSGLEGGDAKKKKKKKKKKTIDPSGEEE from the exons atgatgtcatcagcagaGAACACGCAGAGCAGGAGACCTGGGAGCGCCCAGCAGAGACGGGCCAGA aagaagcagcaggcaGAGAAGAGGAGGTTCAGCTCCtcacaggaggagaagaggagctCCTTCAAGCAGAGGAGACTCagtgacacagcagaggagcagcaggaggcgtCTGCACACGCTCAG TCTCACCCCTCTGAGCagactgacaggaggacaccacagaagaagaaagaaacaggaagGAGCAACATCAAGACTTCCTCCCTGTTCAAACACAATCCAGAGATTCCTGAGATCCAGCG ACCGGCCGTCTCTCAGGTGAACGAGAAGATCTTCACCAGTGACTCGTTTTCAGAGCTCGACCTGCACCCACACCtg GTGGCGACACTGAACAAAGTCCTGAATGTTTCTATGGTGACCAA tgtgcagAAACAGACGATCCCTGCTCTTCTGTCAGGACGAGATGCTGTCGTTCGATCTCAGACCGGATCAG gtaaGACCCTGTCCTACGCTGTCCCGGTGGTCCAGAGTCTTCAGGCGGTCCAGCCAAAGATCTGCAGGTCTGATGGTCCTCTGGCTGTCGTCATTGTCCCGACTAGAGAG CTCGCCCAGCAGACATTTCAGACGTTCCAGAAGCTTGTGAAG ccATTTACCTGGATCGTCCCAGGTGTCCTGatgggaggagagaagaggaaagctGAGAAGGCCAG GCTCCGTAAAGGAATCAACATCCTGGTGTCCACTCCGGGACGTCTGGTGGATCATATCAAACACACCCTGAGCATTGCTTTCAGTGCTGTCCGCTGGCTCATCCTGGACGAAGCCGACCG gacgTTGGACCTGGGCTTTGAGAAGGATCTGACCGTCATCTTAAACAGTCTGAACTCTGCAGGACCGAGCAGACAGAACGTCCTGCTGTCTGCCACACTGACACACg GTGTGACTCGGTTAGCAGACGTTTGTCTTAACGACCCAGTCAACATCCAGGTGTCTGGCCCCGCCTCCTCTGACCTCAGCAACGGCTTCGCTGTGACCTCTGATGGCAGCACAGCCAGCCAATCGAAGAGCTTTGCTGTCCCAGAGGCTCTGAAGCAGTTCGTTGTGGTGGTTCCCAGTAAGATCCGACTGGTGTGTCTGGCTGCGTTCATACTGGACAAGTGCAAG TTTTCTCAGAACAACAAGCTCATCGTCTTCGTCTCGAGCTGCGAGGCCGTCGAGTTCCTCCActctctcttcacctctgtcCTTCCCTCGACCAATCAGAAGCCTCGACTCAGCTTCCTgcgtctccatggcaacatgaAGCAGGAG GAGCGTTCGGAGGTGTTCCAACAGTTCTCGGTGTCTCAGTGTGGAGTTCTGCTCTGTAcc gacgTAGCAGCCAGAGGACTGGACCTTCCTCAGGTCACCTGGATCgttcag TACACTCCTCCGACGGCAGCAGCAGAGTACGTTCACCGGGTCGGTCGGACGGCTCGTATcggaggaagaggaaacagcCTCATCTTCCTCACTCCTGCTGAGACCGCCTTCATCAACGAGCTGGCCAATCACAACATCAG CCTATCAGAAATAAAGCTGCAGGAGATCCTGTCCAGTCTGATGATGGATGACACCTACAAGGGGCGGGGCAAATACCATAGCCAG AGCTCGTCCCGGGCTCTGGAGCAGGAGACCAGAGAGCGAGCGACGGTCCTCCAGACGGAGTTTGAGAACTTTGTCCACTCGGACGTTCAGTCGGTCCACACGGCCAAGAAAG cgcTGCAGTCCTTCCTGCGGGCCTACACCGCCTACCCCGCCCACCTCAAACACATCTTCCACATCCGCTCGCTCCACCTGGGACACACCGCCAAGAGCTTCGGCCTCAGAGATGCTCCGCAGGGCCTGAGCGCCGCCACGGGCCCATCGGGACCCGGGACCAAGAACCACAGTAAGAACCGGAACCACAACAAGAACCAGGACCAGACCAGGAGTCCAGTCAAGAACCAGAACAAGAGCCGAGCTGGAGGAAAGAG GTTTTCTCCCGGTCTGAAGGAGCTCAGTCTGTTCCGCTCCGAGTTCTCCAGCGGGTTGGAGGGAGGGGacgccaagaagaagaagaagaagaagaagaagaagacgattGATCCATCTGGGGAGGAGGAGTAA